In Aestuariibaculum lutulentum, one DNA window encodes the following:
- the ruvA gene encoding Holliday junction branch migration protein RuvA, translating to MITHIQGKLVEKNLTDVVIDCNGVGYLLNISLHTYSEIPDKEFLKLYTHLQIKEDAHTLYGFSSLIEREVFRLLISVSGIGASIARTMLSSLTSKQVIEGIAGEDVALIQSIKGIGAKTAQRVIIDLKDKVLKIYDIGEVSVSKDNTNKDEALSALEVLGYVRKQAERVVDKILKAEPEATVENIIKQALKNL from the coding sequence ATGATTACACATATTCAAGGGAAACTTGTAGAGAAAAACTTAACCGATGTTGTTATAGATTGTAACGGTGTTGGCTATTTATTAAACATTTCACTACATACGTATTCCGAAATTCCAGATAAAGAATTTTTAAAGTTATATACACACCTACAAATTAAAGAAGACGCCCATACCTTGTATGGGTTTTCTTCTTTGATAGAACGTGAAGTGTTCAGGTTGCTTATATCGGTTAGCGGTATTGGAGCAAGTATTGCCCGTACCATGTTATCCTCCTTGACTTCCAAGCAGGTTATTGAAGGGATTGCAGGTGAAGATGTGGCTTTAATTCAGTCTATAAAAGGTATTGGAGCGAAGACAGCACAGCGTGTTATCATCGACTTAAAGGATAAAGTTCTTAAAATTTACGATATTGGCGAAGTTTCTGTCTCTAAAGACAATACCAACAAAGATGAAGCGTTATCTGCTTTAGAGGTTCTTGGTTATGTGAGAAAGCAGGCAGAGCGTGTTGTAGACAAGATTTTAAAAGCAGAACCAGAAGCAACCGTAGAAAACATAATCAAGCAGGCTTTAAAAAATTTATAA
- a CDS encoding cytochrome c oxidase subunit II: MTALLTIIVLVFILVAIWQMVKIFDLAQASSECGQVATDKDNKINAYLMMGFLAFIYIITIVCIVKWGDLPLLSNSASEHGPTIDNLMAISLVIIFFVQTITQFLLHYFAFKYKGEKGKKALFFADNNKLEAIWTIIPVIVLAGLIIYGLNTWVNIMGVDESDDPMVVELYAQQFNWTARYAGQDNTLGKANVRLIDIDRANVLGLDEADPNAQDDIITKELHLPVGKPVLFKMRSQDVLHSAYMPHFRAQMNCVPGMITQFGFTPTVTSEEMRLNPDMVEKVANINKIRVEKSEELVAKGEDALDRYEFDYLLICNKICGKSHYNMQMKIVVETQEEFDAWIKEQKEFKNSLN, from the coding sequence ATGACTGCTTTATTAACAATTATAGTATTAGTATTTATTCTGGTTGCCATCTGGCAAATGGTAAAGATTTTCGATTTGGCTCAGGCTTCATCGGAATGTGGCCAAGTAGCTACCGATAAGGACAACAAAATAAATGCTTATTTAATGATGGGCTTCTTAGCCTTCATTTATATCATTACCATTGTATGTATAGTTAAATGGGGAGATTTACCTTTACTATCTAACTCTGCTTCAGAACATGGTCCAACAATCGATAACTTAATGGCTATTTCGTTAGTTATCATATTCTTTGTTCAAACTATAACCCAATTTTTATTACACTATTTCGCATTTAAATATAAAGGTGAAAAAGGTAAAAAAGCGTTATTCTTTGCAGATAACAATAAGTTAGAGGCTATTTGGACAATCATTCCTGTAATTGTTTTAGCAGGTTTAATTATCTACGGATTGAATACTTGGGTTAACATTATGGGTGTTGACGAAAGTGATGACCCGATGGTAGTTGAATTATACGCTCAGCAGTTTAACTGGACAGCGCGTTATGCTGGTCAGGATAACACGTTAGGAAAAGCTAACGTACGTTTAATTGATATCGACAGAGCTAACGTTTTAGGTTTAGATGAAGCTGATCCTAATGCTCAAGATGATATCATTACTAAAGAATTACACTTACCTGTTGGAAAACCGGTATTATTTAAAATGCGTTCTCAAGACGTATTACACTCGGCTTACATGCCACACTTTAGAGCACAAATGAACTGTGTTCCTGGGATGATTACTCAGTTCGGATTTACTCCAACTGTAACAAGCGAGGAAATGAGACTAAACCCTGATATGGTTGAAAAAGTTGCAAACATCAACAAAATCAGAGTAGAAAAAAGTGAAGAATTGGTTGCTAAAGGAGAGGATGCTTTAGATCGCTACGAGTTTGATTACTTATTAATTTGTAACAAAATTTGTGGTAAATCTCACTACAATATGCAAATGAAAATTGTTGTTGAAACTCAAGAAGAATTTGACGCTTGGATTAAAGAGCAAAAGGAATTTAAAAATTCTCTTAACTAA
- a CDS encoding NADP-dependent malic enzyme, whose product MSEESKRREALIYHAKPTPGKIKVVPTKKYATQRDLSLAYSPGVAEPCLEIEKDKNNAYKYTAKGNLVAVISNGTAVLGLGNIGPEASKPVMEGKGLLFKIFADIDVFDIEVDTEDVDKFIETVKNIAPTFGGINLEDIKAPGAFEIERRLKEELDIPVMHDDQHGTAIISAAALINALELTGRKIEEAKIVISGAGAAAISCSRLYQAFGAKRENMVMLDSKGVIRDDRENLSSEKAEFATHRKIDTLEEAMVDSDVFIGLSMANVLSPEMLLSMANDPIVFAMANPDPEIKYDLAIKTRKDVIMATGRSDHPNQVNNVLGFPFIFRGALDVRATKINEEMKMAAVEALARLAKEPVPEQVNIAYGETKLTFGKEYIIPKPFDPRLIVEVPPAVAKAAMESGVAKEPITDWEEYQDKLRERLGSDNKMVRLLLNRAKLDPKRVVFAEADQLPVLKAAQIAYEEGIAIPILLGRKEAIQALMAEIEFDAEDILIIDPKTEEENERKDRYAKVYWEQRKRRGVTYYSAQRLMRERNYFAAMMVNEGDADALITGYSRSYPTVVKPMLELIGMADGVRRVATTNMMMTKRGPLFLSDTSINIDPDTKTLTKIAQMTSQVVKMFGLTPVMAMTSYSNFGSSSDPRASKVRDAVAYLHRYYPDMIVDGELQTDFALNADMLKDKFPFSKLVDRKVNTLIFPTLDSANITYKLLKELNEADSIGPIMMGMRKPVHILQFGASVDEIVNMTAIAVVDAQQKEKQEKEKQSL is encoded by the coding sequence ATGAGCGAAGAAAGTAAACGCAGAGAGGCACTTATATATCACGCAAAACCTACTCCAGGTAAAATTAAAGTAGTTCCAACCAAAAAATATGCAACACAAAGAGATTTATCTCTGGCATATTCTCCAGGGGTTGCAGAACCGTGTTTAGAAATTGAGAAAGACAAAAACAATGCTTATAAATATACAGCGAAAGGAAATTTAGTCGCTGTAATTTCCAATGGTACAGCAGTTTTAGGGCTTGGAAATATTGGTCCAGAGGCTTCTAAGCCAGTAATGGAAGGAAAAGGCTTGTTATTTAAAATATTTGCAGATATTGATGTATTCGATATTGAAGTCGATACAGAGGATGTCGATAAGTTTATTGAAACTGTAAAAAATATTGCTCCAACTTTTGGAGGAATCAATCTTGAAGATATTAAAGCTCCGGGTGCGTTTGAAATCGAACGCCGATTAAAGGAAGAGCTTGATATTCCTGTAATGCATGATGACCAGCATGGTACAGCTATTATTTCGGCGGCAGCCTTAATTAATGCTTTAGAATTAACAGGAAGAAAAATTGAAGAGGCAAAAATCGTAATTAGTGGTGCCGGTGCAGCAGCGATTTCATGTTCTCGTTTATACCAGGCTTTTGGTGCTAAACGTGAGAATATGGTTATGCTGGATAGTAAAGGTGTTATTCGTGACGATAGAGAAAACTTATCTTCAGAAAAGGCTGAGTTCGCGACGCATAGAAAAATTGATACTTTAGAAGAAGCGATGGTAGATTCTGATGTCTTTATTGGTTTATCTATGGCGAACGTATTGTCTCCAGAGATGTTATTATCAATGGCAAACGATCCTATCGTATTTGCTATGGCAAATCCTGATCCGGAGATTAAATACGATTTAGCAATAAAAACACGTAAAGATGTCATTATGGCTACAGGACGTAGTGACCATCCTAATCAGGTAAATAATGTACTTGGTTTCCCATTTATTTTCAGAGGTGCGTTAGATGTTCGTGCAACTAAAATTAATGAAGAAATGAAGATGGCTGCGGTTGAGGCTCTAGCGCGTTTAGCTAAAGAACCGGTGCCAGAGCAGGTAAATATTGCTTACGGAGAAACTAAATTAACTTTCGGTAAAGAATATATCATTCCGAAACCATTCGATCCGCGTTTAATTGTTGAAGTACCACCAGCTGTAGCTAAAGCTGCTATGGAAAGTGGTGTGGCAAAAGAACCTATCACCGATTGGGAAGAATATCAGGATAAGTTACGCGAGCGTTTAGGTTCCGATAACAAAATGGTACGTTTGTTATTGAACAGAGCGAAGTTAGATCCAAAACGTGTGGTGTTTGCTGAGGCAGATCAGCTACCGGTTTTAAAAGCTGCACAAATAGCTTACGAAGAAGGCATTGCGATTCCAATTTTATTAGGAAGAAAAGAAGCAATTCAGGCATTGATGGCTGAAATTGAATTTGATGCTGAAGATATTTTAATCATCGATCCTAAAACAGAAGAAGAAAACGAAAGAAAGGATAGATACGCTAAAGTATACTGGGAACAACGCAAACGTCGTGGTGTCACTTATTATTCGGCACAACGTTTAATGCGTGAGCGTAATTACTTTGCAGCTATGATGGTTAACGAAGGTGATGCTGATGCTTTGATTACAGGTTATTCAAGAAGTTATCCAACAGTTGTGAAGCCAATGTTAGAGTTAATAGGTATGGCTGATGGCGTAAGACGTGTGGCAACTACCAATATGATGATGACCAAACGTGGTCCATTATTCTTAAGTGATACCTCTATCAATATTGATCCGGATACTAAAACGTTAACCAAAATTGCGCAAATGACTTCGCAGGTGGTTAAAATGTTTGGATTAACACCGGTAATGGCGATGACTTCATATTCTAATTTTGGGTCTTCATCAGATCCAAGAGCGTCAAAAGTTCGTGATGCTGTAGCGTATTTACACCGTTATTATCCGGATATGATTGTAGATGGAGAATTACAAACAGATTTTGCTTTAAATGCAGATATGCTTAAAGACAAATTCCCATTCTCTAAATTGGTTGACAGAAAGGTAAACACCTTGATTTTCCCAACCTTGGATTCGGCTAACATTACGTATAAACTTTTAAAGGAGTTAAACGAGGCAGATTCTATTGGACCAATCATGATGGGTATGCGTAAACCTGTTCATATTCTTCAGTTTGGTGCTAGTGTAGACGAAATTGTAAACATGACAGCAATAGCGGTCGTTGACGCACAACAAAAGGAAAAACAGGAGAAGGAAAAGCAAAGTTTATAG
- the ruvB gene encoding Holliday junction branch migration DNA helicase RuvB yields the protein MNENLDPTNEHFSPEELDVERKLRPLSFGDFTGQDQVLENLQVFVQAANMRDEALDHTLFHGPPGLGKTTLAHILANELNVGIKVTSGPVLDKPGDLAGLLTNLDERDVLFIDEIHRLSPIVEEYLYSAMEDYKIDIMIESGPNARTVQINLNPFTLVGATTRSGLLTSPMRARFGIQSRLQYYNTELLSTIIERSASILNVPISMEAAIEIAGRSRGTPRIANALLRRVRDFAQIKGDGRIDIKIAKFALQALNVDAHGLDEMDNKILTTIIDKFKGGPVGITTLATAVSESAETIEEVYEPFLIQQGFIMRTPRGREVTEAAYKHLGRVRGSVQGGLFE from the coding sequence ATGAATGAAAATTTAGATCCTACAAACGAACACTTTTCACCTGAAGAACTTGATGTTGAAAGAAAGTTAAGACCGCTTAGTTTTGGCGATTTTACAGGTCAGGATCAGGTGTTGGAAAACTTACAGGTTTTTGTTCAGGCTGCTAATATGCGTGATGAAGCTTTAGATCACACCTTGTTTCACGGACCCCCAGGATTGGGTAAAACGACTTTAGCACATATTCTGGCTAACGAACTTAATGTAGGGATTAAAGTAACTTCTGGGCCAGTTTTAGACAAGCCAGGGGATTTGGCCGGATTGTTAACGAATCTTGACGAACGTGATGTGTTGTTTATTGATGAGATTCACCGATTAAGCCCTATAGTTGAAGAGTATTTATATTCGGCTATGGAGGATTATAAAATTGATATCATGATCGAATCTGGGCCAAACGCAAGAACCGTTCAAATTAATTTGAATCCTTTTACTTTGGTTGGAGCTACTACCCGTTCTGGTTTACTAACCTCACCGATGCGTGCTCGTTTTGGAATCCAAAGTCGATTACAGTATTATAACACTGAATTACTATCAACCATTATAGAACGTAGTGCATCCATTTTAAATGTGCCTATTAGTATGGAAGCAGCTATAGAAATTGCAGGACGTAGTCGAGGAACACCTCGTATAGCGAATGCTTTATTGCGTCGTGTTCGTGATTTTGCTCAGATAAAGGGCGATGGACGTATCGATATTAAAATAGCAAAGTTTGCTTTACAGGCTCTGAATGTTGACGCCCATGGATTGGATGAAATGGATAATAAAATCTTAACCACAATTATCGATAAGTTTAAAGGTGGTCCTGTTGGCATTACAACTTTAGCAACTGCGGTAAGTGAAAGTGCAGAAACCATTGAAGAAGTTTACGAGCCGTTTTTAATTCAACAAGGGTTTATTATGCGTACACCTCGAGGTCGTGAAGTTACTGAAGCAGCCTATAAGCATCTAGGCCGTGTTCGTGGATCGGTACAAGGCGGTTTATTTGAATAG
- a CDS encoding MotA/TolQ/ExbB proton channel family protein — protein MLNLFYEGGTLFMTILTVLLLAVIVCFVKFPEWIKDIGVLALSFGILGQIIGLYSAFKGIEQMGQVSQEMMAGGLKVSSITTMYGLLIYIISVILSLINKQKLIK, from the coding sequence ATGTTGAATTTATTTTATGAAGGAGGTACATTATTTATGACCATCCTTACCGTTTTGCTACTTGCTGTTATTGTTTGTTTCGTTAAATTCCCGGAATGGATAAAGGACATTGGAGTTTTAGCCCTTTCATTCGGTATTTTAGGACAAATTATCGGACTTTACAGTGCCTTTAAAGGTATTGAACAAATGGGACAAGTGAGTCAGGAAATGATGGCTGGTGGTTTAAAAGTCAGCTCCATTACAACTATGTACGGATTGCTGATTTATATTATCTCTGTTATTTTAAGCTTGATTAATAAACAAAAATTAATCAAATAA
- a CDS encoding cytochrome c oxidase subunit I, producing the protein MSAHADTHAHDDHGHHHKETFMTKYIFSMDHKMIAKQYLITGTIMGVIGILMSMMFRMQIAWPEEPNVLFEALLGKWAPEGVMDADIYLALVTIHGTIMVFFVLTAGLSGTFSNLLIPLQIGARDMASGFLNMVSYWLFFLSSIIMVISLFVEAGPAAAGWTIYPPLSALPMAQGGSGMGMTLWLVAMAIFIASSLLGSLNYVVTVLNLRTKGMTMTRLPLTIWAFFITAVIGIVSFPVLLSAALLLIMDRSFGTSFFLSDIFIQGEVLHYHGGSPVLFEHLFWFLGHPEVYIVILPAMGLVSEIMASNSRKPIFGYRAMIASILAIAFLSTIVWGHHMFVSGMNPFLGSVFTFTTLLIAIPSAVKAFNWITTIWKGNLQMNPAMLFSIGFVSTFITGGLTGIILGDSALDINVHDTYFVVAHFHLVMGISALYGMFAGIYHWYPKMFGRMLNKNLGYIHFWITAVCAYGVFFPMHFIGMAGLPRRYYTNSNFPLFDDLADVNVIITVFALVGGVVQIIYLYNFFISIFYGKKATQNPWKSTTLEWTTPVEHIHGNWPGEIPTVYRWAYDYSKPGHDVDFVPQNVPLKDGEEELQH; encoded by the coding sequence ATGTCAGCACACGCAGATACTCACGCTCACGACGACCACGGACATCATCATAAAGAGACCTTCATGACGAAGTATATCTTTAGTATGGACCACAAGATGATTGCTAAGCAGTACCTTATTACTGGTACTATCATGGGAGTTATTGGGATTTTAATGTCTATGATGTTCCGTATGCAGATTGCATGGCCTGAAGAGCCAAACGTATTGTTTGAAGCTTTATTAGGTAAATGGGCTCCTGAAGGTGTAATGGATGCCGATATATATTTAGCATTAGTTACCATTCACGGTACCATCATGGTATTCTTTGTATTAACAGCAGGATTAAGTGGTACATTCAGTAACTTATTAATTCCGTTGCAAATTGGTGCTCGTGATATGGCATCAGGATTCTTAAACATGGTGTCTTACTGGTTATTCTTCTTATCTAGTATCATCATGGTAATTTCTTTATTTGTTGAAGCTGGACCAGCTGCTGCAGGTTGGACAATCTATCCTCCGTTAAGTGCTTTACCAATGGCGCAGGGTGGTTCTGGTATGGGTATGACCTTATGGTTAGTAGCTATGGCTATCTTTATTGCTTCTTCGTTGTTAGGATCATTAAACTATGTGGTTACTGTACTTAACTTACGTACAAAAGGTATGACCATGACAAGATTGCCTTTAACTATCTGGGCTTTCTTCATTACAGCTGTAATTGGTATCGTATCGTTCCCGGTATTATTATCCGCAGCCTTATTATTAATCATGGATAGAAGTTTTGGTACATCATTCTTCTTATCAGATATATTTATTCAAGGTGAAGTATTACACTACCACGGTGGTTCACCAGTATTATTCGAACACTTATTCTGGTTCTTAGGTCACCCGGAGGTATATATTGTTATTTTACCTGCGATGGGACTTGTGTCAGAGATTATGGCATCTAACTCACGTAAACCAATCTTTGGTTACCGTGCGATGATTGCTTCTATATTAGCAATTGCATTCTTATCTACGATTGTATGGGGTCACCACATGTTCGTATCAGGTATGAATCCATTCTTAGGATCTGTGTTTACATTCACAACCTTATTAATTGCGATTCCATCAGCAGTAAAAGCCTTCAACTGGATTACAACCATCTGGAAAGGTAACTTACAAATGAATCCAGCTATGTTATTCTCTATTGGTTTCGTATCTACGTTTATCACCGGAGGTTTAACAGGGATTATTTTAGGAGATTCTGCTTTAGATATTAACGTTCACGATACATATTTCGTTGTGGCTCACTTCCACTTAGTAATGGGTATCTCTGCACTTTACGGTATGTTTGCTGGTATTTACCACTGGTACCCTAAAATGTTCGGACGTATGTTAAACAAAAACTTAGGATACATTCACTTCTGGATTACTGCAGTATGTGCTTATGGTGTATTCTTCCCAATGCACTTTATCGGAATGGCTGGTTTACCACGTCGTTACTACACAAACAGTAACTTCCCGTTATTCGATGATTTAGCAGACGTAAATGTTATTATCACTGTATTCGCATTAGTTGGTGGTGTGGTTCAAATCATTTACTTATACAACTTCTTTATCAGTATTTTCTACGGAAAGAAAGCAACTCAAAACCCTTGGAAATCGACTACGTTGGAGTGGACAACTCCAGTAGAGCACATCCACGGAAATTGGCCAGGAGAGATTCCTACGGTATACCGTTGGGCTTACGATTACAGTAAACCAGGTCATGATGTTGACTTCGTTCCGCAAAACGTTCCTTTAAAGGATGGTGAAGAAGAACTTCAACACTAA
- the queG gene encoding tRNA epoxyqueuosine(34) reductase QueG, with amino-acid sequence MSSKLKHTQLIKTEAKRLGFLSCGISQAGFLEAEAPRLERWLNKQMHGEMHYMENHFDKRLDPTKLVEGSKSVISLLLNYYPENTQIDSEAPKISKYAYGTDYHFVIKDKLKQLLSFIHEEIGEVDGRAFVDSAPVLDKAWAAKSGLGWIGKNSNLLTQQVGSFYFIAELIVDLELEYDSVTTDHCGTCTKCIDACPTQAITEPFVVDGSKCISYFTIELKDNIPNEFKGQFDNWMFGCDVCQDVCPWNRFSKAHNEPLFNPHPELLSMTKKDWEEITQEVFSEIFKKSAVKRTKFSGLKRNIDFLKP; translated from the coding sequence ATGAGTTCTAAATTAAAACACACACAACTTATAAAAACCGAAGCCAAACGCCTCGGTTTTTTATCTTGTGGTATTAGCCAGGCTGGTTTTCTCGAAGCTGAAGCACCGCGTTTAGAACGTTGGTTAAATAAGCAAATGCATGGTGAAATGCATTACATGGAAAATCATTTCGACAAGCGCCTCGATCCAACGAAACTTGTTGAAGGTTCCAAAAGTGTCATTTCATTATTACTTAATTATTATCCCGAAAATACTCAAATAGATTCTGAAGCTCCAAAAATTAGTAAATATGCTTACGGTACTGATTATCATTTTGTAATTAAAGACAAATTAAAACAGCTCCTTAGTTTTATTCATGAAGAAATAGGAGAGGTTGATGGTCGTGCCTTTGTCGATTCCGCTCCGGTATTAGATAAAGCCTGGGCGGCAAAAAGTGGCTTAGGCTGGATTGGCAAAAACAGTAATTTACTAACCCAACAGGTAGGGTCCTTTTATTTTATAGCTGAATTAATTGTGGATTTAGAATTGGAATATGATTCTGTAACCACCGACCATTGCGGTACCTGCACTAAATGTATAGATGCCTGCCCTACACAGGCCATAACGGAACCTTTTGTTGTTGATGGTAGTAAATGTATTTCCTATTTCACTATCGAATTAAAAGATAATATACCTAATGAATTTAAAGGACAATTTGACAACTGGATGTTTGGTTGCGATGTGTGTCAGGATGTATGTCCATGGAACCGATTTTCAAAAGCCCACAACGAACCTTTATTCAATCCGCACCCCGAATTATTAAGCATGACTAAAAAAGACTGGGAAGAGATTACCCAGGAAGTTTTCAGTGAAATATTTAAAAAATCTGCAGTAAAGCGTACCAAATTTTCTGGATTAAAACGAAACATTGACTTTTTAAAACCTTAA
- a CDS encoding LytTR family DNA-binding domain-containing protein, with protein sequence MNKHLLFKIGYWLIASVLIALLLQNSIVNFWNAWLIALFFLPAALIVKFGVERANLLKGVKKWIRYFYIAMLSLYWGYIAIAVAYWYFLELKADLLDKVLISPVFIWLIIGFFVLLEFMFFKKVQPKEQETITIYSDRKKTTINIENLAYIESRGEFTLAVLVDGKEFKNNMRISEWKQRLNGFLRIHRSFLVNPRYATLNGNEVVVNAQWNFPISRTYKQQVLSYFENSVQL encoded by the coding sequence ATGAATAAACATCTTTTATTTAAAATTGGGTATTGGCTAATAGCCTCCGTTTTAATCGCCTTGTTGTTGCAAAATTCAATTGTTAATTTTTGGAATGCCTGGTTAATTGCTTTGTTTTTTTTGCCTGCAGCTTTAATCGTAAAATTTGGAGTTGAAAGGGCTAATCTTCTTAAAGGTGTTAAAAAGTGGATCCGCTATTTTTATATTGCTATGTTGTCACTGTATTGGGGATATATTGCTATAGCAGTTGCTTACTGGTATTTTCTTGAACTTAAAGCAGATTTGTTAGACAAGGTTTTAATAAGCCCTGTGTTTATTTGGTTAATAATTGGCTTCTTCGTGTTGTTAGAGTTTATGTTTTTCAAAAAGGTGCAACCAAAAGAGCAGGAAACCATTACCATTTACAGCGACAGAAAAAAAACGACAATTAATATTGAGAACTTGGCATATATTGAAAGCCGAGGCGAGTTTACTCTGGCAGTTCTAGTGGATGGTAAAGAATTTAAAAACAATATGAGAATATCAGAATGGAAACAACGTCTTAATGGGTTTCTTCGCATTCATCGTTCATTTTTAGTTAATCCCCGTTATGCTACTTTAAATGGAAATGAAGTTGTTGTTAATGCCCAATGGAATTTTCCAATTTCACGAACTTATAAACAACAAGTATTAAGTTATTTTGAAAATTCCGTTCAATTATAA
- a CDS encoding quinol:cytochrome C oxidoreductase: MYTFSNKLKTFSIILMVLGLLGVGYGFMTSHKSLDEVKTMLAEEASHHGGGHGEEATHAVADTHDAHGEAVHGEVAHAEDAHHGDAHAEHVQHQIANRPWSALYVGAFFFMMIGLGVLAFYAIQIASQAGWSPVLFRVMEAITAYVLPGALIVLAIAIASGTIGHYNLFIWMDPEVVAHDELIQGKSGWLNLPMFAVRGLVFIAGWALYRHFARKFSIAQDNAQYNTNFKKSFRIAAAFLVFFIYSESMMSWDWVMSVDPHWFSTLFGWYVFASMFVSGITVIALMSIYLKSKGYLEFVNANHLHDVAKFMFAISIFWTYLWFSQFMLIWYSNIPEEVTYFITRINDYKLPFFGMVALNFIFPVLLLMNADFKRVPWFVVMTGIVILFGHYVDIFNMIMPATVGDRWFIGIPEIGSILLFGGLFIFVVFTALTKAPLLAKGYPLIKESEDFHY, from the coding sequence ATGTACACATTTTCAAATAAATTAAAGACATTTTCTATCATTCTAATGGTTTTAGGATTGTTAGGTGTTGGATATGGTTTTATGACATCTCATAAATCTTTAGACGAAGTAAAAACTATGCTTGCTGAAGAGGCATCACATCACGGTGGTGGTCATGGTGAAGAAGCTACTCACGCAGTAGCCGATACTCATGATGCTCATGGAGAGGCAGTACACGGAGAAGTTGCTCACGCTGAAGATGCGCACCACGGTGACGCTCACGCAGAGCACGTTCAACACCAAATAGCAAACCGTCCTTGGTCTGCTTTGTATGTTGGAGCTTTCTTTTTTATGATGATTGGTTTAGGCGTTTTAGCCTTCTATGCGATTCAAATTGCATCACAAGCAGGATGGTCTCCAGTATTATTCAGAGTTATGGAAGCAATCACTGCTTACGTATTACCTGGAGCTTTAATTGTATTAGCGATTGCTATTGCATCTGGTACAATTGGTCACTACAACCTTTTCATTTGGATGGATCCAGAAGTGGTTGCTCATGATGAATTAATTCAAGGAAAATCAGGTTGGTTAAACTTACCAATGTTTGCTGTTAGAGGTTTAGTATTTATTGCAGGATGGGCTTTATACCGTCACTTTGCTCGTAAATTCTCTATCGCTCAGGATAACGCACAGTATAACACGAACTTTAAGAAATCATTCCGTATCGCTGCGGCATTCTTAGTATTCTTTATCTATTCAGAATCTATGATGTCTTGGGATTGGGTAATGAGTGTTGATCCACACTGGTTCTCTACATTATTTGGATGGTATGTATTTGCAAGTATGTTTGTAAGTGGTATTACAGTTATCGCTTTAATGAGCATCTACTTAAAATCTAAAGGATACTTAGAATTTGTAAACGCAAACCACTTACACGATGTGGCTAAGTTTATGTTCGCTATTAGTATTTTCTGGACATACTTATGGTTCTCTCAATTCATGCTTATCTGGTACTCTAACATTCCAGAAGAGGTAACATACTTTATAACTCGTATAAACGATTATAAATTACCATTCTTCGGTATGGTTGCGCTTAACTTCATCTTCCCAGTATTATTATTGATGAATGCTGATTTTAAACGCGTGCCTTGGTTTGTGGTAATGACAGGTATCGTAATCTTATTTGGTCACTACGTTGACATTTTCAATATGATTATGCCTGCTACAGTTGGAGATAGATGGTTTATAGGAATTCCAGAAATCGGTTCAATATTATTATTCGGAGGTTTATTCATATTTGTTGTTTTCACCGCTTTAACAAAAGCACCGTTATTAGCAAAAGGATATCCTTTAATCAAAGAAAGTGAAGATTTCCATTATTAA